A single Bufo bufo chromosome 6, aBufBuf1.1, whole genome shotgun sequence DNA region contains:
- the RPS24 gene encoding 40S ribosomal protein S24 isoform X1 yields MNDSVTIRTRKFMTNRLLQRKQMVIDVLHPGKATVPKTEIREKLAKMYKTTPDVIFVFGFRTHFGGGKTTGFGMIYDSLDYAKKNEPKHRLARHGLYEKKKTSRKQRKERKNRMKKVRGTAKASVGAGKKKD; encoded by the exons ATG AACGACAGCGTCACCATTAGAACTCGGAAGTTCATGACCAACAGACTGCTTCAGAGGAAGCAAATG GTCATAGATGTCCTTCATCCTGGGAAAGCTACTGTCCCAAAGACCGAAATCAGGGAGAAGCTGGCTAAAATGTACAAGACTACCCCGGATGTCATCTTTGTCTTCGGTTTCAGAACTCACTTTGGTGGCGGCAAGACTACAGGCTTTGGCATGATCTACGATTCTCTAGACTATGCAAAGAAGAATGAACCCAAACACAGACTGGCCAGG CATGGTCTCTATGAGAAGAAAAAGACTTCCCGAAAACAGCGTAAAGAACGGAAGAACAGAATGAAGAAAGTTAGGGGTACAGCGAAAGCCAGTGTGGGTGCTGGTAAAAAG
- the RPS24 gene encoding 40S ribosomal protein S24 isoform X2 — translation MNDSVTIRTRKFMTNRLLQRKQMVIDVLHPGKATVPKTEIREKLAKMYKTTPDVIFVFGFRTHFGGGKTTGFGMIYDSLDYAKKNEPKHRLARHGLYEKKKTSRKQRKERKNRMKKVRGTAKASVGAGKKK, via the exons ATG AACGACAGCGTCACCATTAGAACTCGGAAGTTCATGACCAACAGACTGCTTCAGAGGAAGCAAATG GTCATAGATGTCCTTCATCCTGGGAAAGCTACTGTCCCAAAGACCGAAATCAGGGAGAAGCTGGCTAAAATGTACAAGACTACCCCGGATGTCATCTTTGTCTTCGGTTTCAGAACTCACTTTGGTGGCGGCAAGACTACAGGCTTTGGCATGATCTACGATTCTCTAGACTATGCAAAGAAGAATGAACCCAAACACAGACTGGCCAGG CATGGTCTCTATGAGAAGAAAAAGACTTCCCGAAAACAGCGTAAAGAACGGAAGAACAGAATGAAGAAAGTTAGGGGTACAGCGAAAGCCAGTGTGGGTGCTGGTAAAAAG